One part of the Hippopotamus amphibius kiboko isolate mHipAmp2 chromosome 14, mHipAmp2.hap2, whole genome shotgun sequence genome encodes these proteins:
- the AKAP11 gene encoding A-kinase anchor protein 11 isoform X3, translating into MATFQTFRNSHMKTRASVRKSFSEDVFQSVKSLLQSEKALCSVSAEDCLKQDEHANLTEVTFLGFNEETDAAHMQDLAALSLELPDLLNSLHFCSLNENEIICMKDINKSSDINNGPLNQSHHPGMLCVMRVSPTLPRLRIDFIFSLLSKYATGIRYTLDRCLHQKHRLEAANEDDDDTSQSVSSIEDDFVTASEHLEEEETSKPYNDGINIPALRSQCDAASQTSSGHRLETHDFRVLVGSGRQKSLAKPSASLINILGHKELPSVKTSVTTSISEPWVQRSFYRSSTASDKDRDAQKQLFSSSPAYSSESECSSPSPVIFLDEEGYQKSLKAKLELPKIPVMKDDIEDSDSEVSEFFDSFDQFDELEQTLESACPFLKDPAIGKTSQKKGHKPEKLCSVTTTMNPQKFKFDRPALPANVRKPTPRKPESPYSSLCDAPDSPRPVKASGEDSGLFSPIRSSAFSPLGGCTPAECFCQTDTGEDRIHENHDSVYYTYEDYADSLSCEVLGSVFHTQHVDATSNINSVKKGENKMIALKHGSLDQKSKSKNKSSMIKDSIQKFATDLVEKSFGSAFKDLQKGVSSCTSALCQLAIRLTSSVFQMAFNELRRQRAFSLKERAISGLANFLVSEAFANALKDLQYVKKQIFTNTVARFAADLAEELVFEGIMEVCQFSYPPTPASPQGRSFDYEDKVVKSYAKDLSESVIQEAFIELSQADVTFTTKAAVSVSTDNIKYVSAEDVVPPSQTSTFSPTFNSQTAMVTKPVQEYKKEYTVQQALFCTSGIVTSIPVPLAGSALLPYHISSNVYQAKSHPSSEGNLNGDPTQAGVATKNKEEEVACLRNICLPSEHHPGNQNAVKPTNDDIELKSSSKLMSDPVMISNFSAAVVHTIVNETLDSVTSFKVTRTADENTDCLTKTVKGKTPPFHCAQSTLKQSEASKGTFADQLSKSIIKHSIDKSKSVVPSVDKNVHHKEGLPIPGDESQLTLEKFPKFLEAQEHLTHYSLSEGKDCVLECKGSMAHGFSLETPPPCPTAAGQKLDLKEMAKDKSMKKHSLNDTALEPLPFGQENPLPHSHTFSSTVLTCTDDLHSEDKQKIRDGNVIPDTPPSTPLVPSQAASEWDIRKLTKKLKGELAKEFAPATPPSTPHNSSVGSLSENEQNTIEKEEFMLKLMRSLSEEVESSEGEEQPEVDVKSEPSGKKVQFADALATHIISLATEMAASHLDNKIIQGPKVKSPCLNVQSQRSVSPTFLNCSDENLQTLCSFAGDMAVEVITEAEKIAKVRSYMLFRQKRNSYVDSDQDCRSEEKLDTEAVAPLGEIDPFILSLPPSSCLSGLTYKYPSCESVTDEYAGHVIQILKQEGGNSELIMDQYANRLAYRSVKSGLQEAAKTAKVKCSSQVFPVQSSQVKTNDELLLFLSKEHPQEVDKKRQRSVGYLHKNQTCEWTWDTGRNECSELYSFSTSLAHSITRDVKTELMASTVGLPKSLPDSCPYEKNGCDKDAESHVEPEFPKSLQPSSQNHRFSHSTGSVSGCGYGETVVHAIEQYANKVVVDTLELSLGSAVLRVSETAEVADRVTYAEKSSPLVSQACRCCDRRELHDCTGNSPPCFPRPYSLANSKPVSNSKFSSYYQKSRIFHLDVPQIHVDLDKKTVLAEKIVAEAIEKAERELSGTSLAGDSGIGQDGVSFAESLTTEILTSAMMNVGQAVSGPKEVEDFQSAESFGSQQMNLSIGDDSTGSWSNLSFEDEHQDESSSFHHLSESNGNSSSWSSLGLEGDLYEDNLSFPTSDSDGPDDKGEEHEDDVEVAGCQFFLFSLGLNNLSKEKSLLGQATRNPELRNPVVQGTFQPHDLCGIYIMAQRLCLVRSKMQRLFY; encoded by the exons ACTTTCAGAAACAGTCATATGAAAACTAGAGCATCTGTCAGAAAA aGCTTCAGTGAAGATGTGTTCCAGTCTGTAAAGTCTTTATTGCAGAGTGAGAAGGCACTATGCAGTGTATCAGCAGAGGACTGTTTAAAGCAGGATGAACATGCCAATTTAACGGAG GTCACATTTCTAGGTTTTAATGAAGAAACAGATGCTGCTCATATGCAG GATTTGGCTGCACTTTCTTTGGAACTTCCAGATCTTCTGAACTCACTGCACTTCTGCAgtctaaatgaaaatgaaattatttgtatgAAGGATATAAATAAATCATCAGATATAAACAATGGTCCGCTAAACCAG AGTCATCATCCCGGAATGCTTTGTGTCATGAGAGTGTCACCTACATTACCAAGACTCAGAATTGATTTTATCTTTAGTCTCCTAAGTAAATATGCTACTGGAATAAGGTACACCCTGGACAGGTGTTTGCATCAGAAGCACCGGCTTGAGGCCGCTAACGAGGATGATGACGACACTAGCCAGTCGGTGTCTTCCATCGAAGATGACTTTGTCACTGCTTCTGAGCACTTGGAGGAGGAAGAGACTTCAAAGCCATATAATGATG GAATAAACATTCCTGCACTAAGGAGCCAGTGTGATGCTGCTTCACAGACTAGTTCTGGTCACCGTTTAGAAACCCATGATTTCAGGGTTCTGGTTGGCTCTGGGCGGCAGAAGTCATTGGCTAAACCTTCagcttctttaataaatattctgGGACATAAAGAACTGCCTTCCGTGAAAACTTCAGTCACGACATCAATTTCTGAGCCGTGGGTCCAGAGGAGTTTCTATAGATCGTCTACTGCCTCAGATAAAGATAGGGATGCGCAGAAAcagttgttttcttcttctcctgcctACTCATCTGAATCAGAGTGCTCAAGTCCAAGTCCTGTTATCTTCTTGGATGAAGAGGGAtatcaaaaaagtttaaaagcaaaacttgagttACCTAAAATTCCTGTGATGAAAGATGATATTGAGGATTCAGACTCAGAAGTAAGTGAGTTTTTTGATAGTTTTGATCAGTTCGATGAACTAGAACAAACTTTAGAGTCTGCTTGTCCATTTCTAAAAGATCCCGCCATAGGGAAGACATCACAAAAGAAAGGGCACAAACCTGAAAAATTGTGTTCTGTAACTACTACTATGAATCCTCAAAAATTCAAGTTTGATCGTCCAGCTCTCCCAGCTAACGTCAGGAAGCCAACCCCTCGTAAGCCAGAGTCCCCTTACAGCAGCCTGTGCGATGCTCCAGATTCTCCCCGCCCAGTGAAGGCTTCGGGGGAAGACAGTGGTTTGTTTAGCCCTATTCGATCCTCTGCTTTCAGTCCTCTTGGAGGCTGTACTCCTGCTGAATGTTTTTGCCAGACAGATACTGGTGAAGATAGGATTCATGAAAATCATGATTCTGTTTATTACACCTATGAAGATTATGCAGATAGCCTTTCATGTGAAGTACTGGGCTCGGTTTTTCATACCCAACATGTTGATGCAACATCCAACATTAATAGtgttaaaaagggagaaaataaaatgatagctcTTAAGCATGGAAGCCTTGATCAGAAaagtaaatctaaaaataaatcctCCATGATTAAGGATAGCATTCAGAAGTTTGCAACAGATCTTGTGGAGAAAAGTTTTGGCAGTGCATTTAAAGACTTGCAGAAAGGAGTCTCTTCATGTACCAGTGCTTTGTGCCAATTAGCCATCAGATTGACGTCCTCCGTTTTTCAGATGGCATTTAATGAGCTGAGAAGGCAACGTGCGTTTTCCCTGAAAGAACGTGCCATTAGTGGTCTGGCTAATTTTTTGGTGAGTGAAGCTTTCGCAAATGCTTTAAAAGATTTACAGTATGTAAAGAAGCAGATCTTCACAAACACCGTTGCTAGGTTTGCTGCGGATCTTGCTGAAGAACTTGTTTTTGAAGGCATCATGGAAGTGTGTCAGTTTTCGTATCCTCCAACACCTGCATCTCCACAGGGTCGGTCATTTGACTATGAAGACAAAGTAGTGAAGTCCTATGCAAAAGATCTGTCTGAATCTGTAATACAGGAAGCGTTCATTGAGCTGTCTCAAGCTGATGTGACCTTCACAACAAAGGCAGCAGTTAGTGTTTCCACAGATAACATTAAGTATGTGAGTGCAGAAGATGTAGTGCCACCGTCACAGACGTCTACATTTTCCCCTACTTTCAACAGTCAAACAGCTATGGTGACAAAACCAGTGCAGgaatataaaaaggaatacaCAGTACAACAGGCCTTGTTTTGTACTTCTGGAATTGTTACTTCTATACCAGTGCCCTTGGCAGGAAGTGCCCTTCTCCCATATCATATTTCATCTAATGTGTATCAGGCAAAATCTCATCCATCCTCTGAAGGTAATTTGAATGGTGATCCTACCCAAGCAGGTGTTgccacaaaaaacaaagaagaggagGTAGCTTGTCTCAGGAATATTTGTTTACCTTCAGAACACCATCCGGGTAACCAGAATGCTGTTAAACCAACTAATGATGATATTGAATTGAAAAGCTCTTCAAAATTAATGAGTGATCCTGTGATGATTAGCAATTTTTCTGCGGCAGTGGTGCATACAATAGTAAATGAAACTTTAGATTCAGTGACATCATTCAAAGTTACAAGAACAGCGGATGAAAACACAGATTGTTTAACTAAAACAGTAAAGGGAAAAACCCCTCCTTTCCACTGTGCTCAATCAACACTGAAACAGAGTGAGGCCAGCAAGGGCACATTCGCTGATCAGTTATCTAAATCCATTATTAAACATTCCATAGACAAAAGCAAATCAGTGGTCCCAAGTGTAGATAAAaatgtgcaccacaaggaaggcTTGCCTATTCCTGGAGACGAGTCACAGTTGACCTTGGAAAAGTTCCCCAAGTTTCTTGAGGCTCAAGAACATTTAACTCACTATTCACTTTCAGAAGGAAAGGACTGTGTTCTGGAATGTAAAGGTTCTATGGCTCATGGATTTTCTTTAGAGACACCACCACCTTGTCCAACTGCAGCAGGTCAGAAACTCGATTTGAAGGAAATGGCCAAGGACAAATCCATGAAAAAGCATAGTTTGAATGATACAGCACTTGAGCCCTTGCCTTTTGGGCAGGAAAACCCTTTGCCCCATTCACATACTTTCTCATCCACAGTGCTCACATGTACAGACGATTTGCACTCGGAAGATAAACAGAAAATCCGAGATGGGAATGTAATACCTGATACTCCTCCCTCAACCCCTCTAGTCCCATCCCAGGCTGCTTCTGAATGGGACATCAGGAAGTTAACCAAAAAGCTCAAGGGGGAATTAGCAAAAGAATTTGCACCCGCTACACCACCTTCTACACCTCACAACTCGTCTGTCGGCAGTTTGTCTGAAAATGAACAGAATACCATAGAAAAAGAAGAGTTCATGTTGAAACTCATGCGATCTCTTTCAGAAGAAGTTGAAAGTAGTGAAGGTGAAGAGCAGCCAGAAGTGGATGTGAAGTCAGAGCCCTCGGGGAAGAAAGTTCAGTTTGCAGATGCCTTAGCGACACACATCATTTCTCTTGCAACTGAAATGGCAGCTTCCCAtttggataataaaataattcaaggACCCAAGGTTAAAAGCCCTTGCTTAAATGTGCAGAGTCAAAGAAGTGTATCGCCTACATTTTTAAATTGCTCAgatgaaaatttacaaacattATGCAGTTTTGCAGGTGATATGGCAGTGGAAGTCATTACAGAAGctgaaaaaatagcaaaagttaGAAGTTATATGCTTTTCAGGCAGAAGAGGAACAGTTACGTTGATAGTGACCAAGACTGTAGATCAGAAGAGAAGTTGGATACAGAGGCTGTAGCACCTCTGGGAGAAATAGATCCGTTTATTCTTTCATTACCACCGAGTTCTTGTCTGTCAGGTCTGACATATAAGTATCCCAGCTGCGAGAGTGTGACAGATGAGTACGCAGGTCACGTAATCCAAATACTAAAACAGGAAGGTGGAAATAGTGAGTTAATAATGGACCAGtatgccaatagacttgcttatCGTTCTGTGAAGTCAGGATTACAAGAAGCAGCTAAGACAGCCAAAGTGAAGTGCAGCTCACAAGTGTTCCCTGTGCAGAGCTCACAGGTGAAAACCAACGATGAACTGTTACTGTTCTTAAGTAAAGAACACCCGCAAGAAGTagataaaaaaagacaaagaagtgtGGGTTACCTTCATAAAAACCAGACTTGTGAATGGACATGGGATACAGGAAGAAACGAGTGCTCGGAACTGTATAGTTTTTCAACTTCTCTCGCTCACAGCATCACAAGAGATGTTAAAACAGAGCTGATGGCATCTACAGTTGGCTTGCCAAAATCCTTACCGGATTCTTGCCCTTATGAGAAAAACGGATGTGACAAAGATGCTGAGTCTCACGTTGAGCCAGAATTTCCCAAGTCTCTTCAGCCTTCGTCGCAAAATCACAGATTTTCCCACAGTACAGGCAGCGTGAGTGGGTGTGGTTATGGAGAGACTGTTGTTCATGCTATAGAACAGTATGCTAACAAGGTAGTAGTTGACACCTTAGAGTTGAGTTTAGGATCTGCAGTTCTCCGCGTGTCTGAGACCGCAGAAGTGGCCGACAGGGTCACTTACGCGGAGAAGTCGTCACCTCTGGTAAGTCAGGCTTGCAGATGTTGTGACCGCAGAGAGCTCCATGACTGCACTGGAAATTCACCTCCATGCTTTCCCAGACCGTATTCACTTGCTAATAGTAAGCCAGTTTCTAATTCAAAATTTAGCAGCTACTACCAGAAATCTAGAATTTTTCATCTCGATGTCCCTCAAATTCACGTTGATCTTGATAAGAAGACAGTGCTCGCTGAGAAGATAGTTGCGGAAGCGAttgaaaaggcagagagagagctgAGCGGTACCAGTTTGGCAGGCGATAGTGGAATTGGACAGGACGGTGTCAGCTTTGCTGAAAGCCTCACCACGGAGATCTTGACATCGGCAATGATGAATGTTGGACAGGCTGTTAGCGG tccaaAAGAAGTAGAAGACTTTCAGTCAGCTGAGTCTTTTGGTAGCCAGCAGATGAATCTCAGCATTGGTGATGATAGCACTGGTAGCTGGTCCAATTTAAGTTTTGAAGATGAACACCAGGATGAAAGCAGCAGTTTTCATCACTTAAGTGAAAG TAATGGTAACAGCAGTAGCTGGAGCAGTCTTGGTTTAGAAGGAGATTTGTATGAGGACAATTTATCCTTTCCAACATCAGACAG TGATGGGCCGGATGATAAAGGTGAAGAGCATGAGGATGATGTAGAAG TTGCAGGATGtcagttctttctcttttcactaGGGTTGAATAACCTCTCCAAAGAGAAGTCACTCTTAGGCCAGGCAACCAGGAACCCTGAACTGAGAAATCCAGTGGTACAAGGAACCTTTCAACCCCATGACCTCTGCGGAATTTACATAATGGCCCAAAGACTATGTCTG GTTCGGAGCAAGATGCAAAGACTCTTCTACTAG
- the AKAP11 gene encoding A-kinase anchor protein 11 isoform X4 has translation MATFQTFRNSHMKTRASVRKSFSEDVFQSVKSLLQSEKALCSVSAEDCLKQDEHANLTEVTFLGFNEETDAAHMQDLAALSLELPDLLNSLHFCSLNENEIICMKDINKSSDINNGPLNQSHHPGMLCVMRVSPTLPRLRIDFIFSLLSKYATGIRYTLDRCLHQKHRLEAANEDDDDTSQSVSSIEDDFVTASEHLEEEETSKPYNDGINIPALRSQCDAASQTSSGHRLETHDFRVLVGSGRQKSLAKPSASLINILGHKELPSVKTSVTTSISEPWVQRSFYRSSTASDKDRDAQKQLFSSSPAYSSESECSSPSPVIFLDEEGYQKSLKAKLELPKIPVMKDDIEDSDSEVSEFFDSFDQFDELEQTLESACPFLKDPAIGKTSQKKGHKPEKLCSVTTTMNPQKFKFDRPALPANVRKPTPRKPESPYSSLCDAPDSPRPVKASGEDSGLFSPIRSSAFSPLGGCTPAECFCQTDTGEDRIHENHDSVYYTYEDYADSLSCEVLGSVFHTQHVDATSNINSVKKGENKMIALKHGSLDQKSKSKNKSSMIKDSIQKFATDLVEKSFGSAFKDLQKGVSSCTSALCQLAIRLTSSVFQMAFNELRRQRAFSLKERAISGLANFLVSEAFANALKDLQYVKKQIFTNTVARFAADLAEELVFEGIMEVCQFSYPPTPASPQGRSFDYEDKVVKSYAKDLSESVIQEAFIELSQADVTFTTKAAVSVSTDNIKYVSAEDVVPPSQTSTFSPTFNSQTAMVTKPVQEYKKEYTVQQALFCTSGIVTSIPVPLAGSALLPYHISSNVYQAKSHPSSEGNLNGDPTQAGVATKNKEEEVACLRNICLPSEHHPGNQNAVKPTNDDIELKSSSKLMSDPVMISNFSAAVVHTIVNETLDSVTSFKVTRTADENTDCLTKTVKGKTPPFHCAQSTLKQSEASKGTFADQLSKSIIKHSIDKSKSVVPSVDKNVHHKEGLPIPGDESQLTLEKFPKFLEAQEHLTHYSLSEGKDCVLECKGSMAHGFSLETPPPCPTAAGQKLDLKEMAKDKSMKKHSLNDTALEPLPFGQENPLPHSHTFSSTVLTCTDDLHSEDKQKIRDGNVIPDTPPSTPLVPSQAASEWDIRKLTKKLKGELAKEFAPATPPSTPHNSSVGSLSENEQNTIEKEEFMLKLMRSLSEEVESSEGEEQPEVDVKSEPSGKKVQFADALATHIISLATEMAASHLDNKIIQGPKVKSPCLNVQSQRSVSPTFLNCSDENLQTLCSFAGDMAVEVITEAEKIAKVRSYMLFRQKRNSYVDSDQDCRSEEKLDTEAVAPLGEIDPFILSLPPSSCLSGLTYKYPSCESVTDEYAGHVIQILKQEGGNSELIMDQYANRLAYRSVKSGLQEAAKTAKVKCSSQVFPVQSSQVKTNDELLLFLSKEHPQEVDKKRQRSVGYLHKNQTCEWTWDTGRNECSELYSFSTSLAHSITRDVKTELMASTVGLPKSLPDSCPYEKNGCDKDAESHVEPEFPKSLQPSSQNHRFSHSTGSVSGCGYGETVVHAIEQYANKVVVDTLELSLGSAVLRVSETAEVADRVTYAEKSSPLVSQACRCCDRRELHDCTGNSPPCFPRPYSLANSKPVSNSKFSSYYQKSRIFHLDVPQIHVDLDKKTVLAEKIVAEAIEKAERELSGTSLAGDSGIGQDGVSFAESLTTEILTSAMMNVGQAVSGPKEVEDFQSAESFGSQQMNLSIGDDSTGSWSNLSFEDEHQDESSSFHHLSESNGNSSSWSSLGLEGDLYEDNLSFPTSDSDGPDDKGEEHEDDVEGLNNLSKEKSLLGQATRNPELRNPVVQGTFQPHDLCGIYIMAQRLCLVPSCTRPIFD, from the exons ACTTTCAGAAACAGTCATATGAAAACTAGAGCATCTGTCAGAAAA aGCTTCAGTGAAGATGTGTTCCAGTCTGTAAAGTCTTTATTGCAGAGTGAGAAGGCACTATGCAGTGTATCAGCAGAGGACTGTTTAAAGCAGGATGAACATGCCAATTTAACGGAG GTCACATTTCTAGGTTTTAATGAAGAAACAGATGCTGCTCATATGCAG GATTTGGCTGCACTTTCTTTGGAACTTCCAGATCTTCTGAACTCACTGCACTTCTGCAgtctaaatgaaaatgaaattatttgtatgAAGGATATAAATAAATCATCAGATATAAACAATGGTCCGCTAAACCAG AGTCATCATCCCGGAATGCTTTGTGTCATGAGAGTGTCACCTACATTACCAAGACTCAGAATTGATTTTATCTTTAGTCTCCTAAGTAAATATGCTACTGGAATAAGGTACACCCTGGACAGGTGTTTGCATCAGAAGCACCGGCTTGAGGCCGCTAACGAGGATGATGACGACACTAGCCAGTCGGTGTCTTCCATCGAAGATGACTTTGTCACTGCTTCTGAGCACTTGGAGGAGGAAGAGACTTCAAAGCCATATAATGATG GAATAAACATTCCTGCACTAAGGAGCCAGTGTGATGCTGCTTCACAGACTAGTTCTGGTCACCGTTTAGAAACCCATGATTTCAGGGTTCTGGTTGGCTCTGGGCGGCAGAAGTCATTGGCTAAACCTTCagcttctttaataaatattctgGGACATAAAGAACTGCCTTCCGTGAAAACTTCAGTCACGACATCAATTTCTGAGCCGTGGGTCCAGAGGAGTTTCTATAGATCGTCTACTGCCTCAGATAAAGATAGGGATGCGCAGAAAcagttgttttcttcttctcctgcctACTCATCTGAATCAGAGTGCTCAAGTCCAAGTCCTGTTATCTTCTTGGATGAAGAGGGAtatcaaaaaagtttaaaagcaaaacttgagttACCTAAAATTCCTGTGATGAAAGATGATATTGAGGATTCAGACTCAGAAGTAAGTGAGTTTTTTGATAGTTTTGATCAGTTCGATGAACTAGAACAAACTTTAGAGTCTGCTTGTCCATTTCTAAAAGATCCCGCCATAGGGAAGACATCACAAAAGAAAGGGCACAAACCTGAAAAATTGTGTTCTGTAACTACTACTATGAATCCTCAAAAATTCAAGTTTGATCGTCCAGCTCTCCCAGCTAACGTCAGGAAGCCAACCCCTCGTAAGCCAGAGTCCCCTTACAGCAGCCTGTGCGATGCTCCAGATTCTCCCCGCCCAGTGAAGGCTTCGGGGGAAGACAGTGGTTTGTTTAGCCCTATTCGATCCTCTGCTTTCAGTCCTCTTGGAGGCTGTACTCCTGCTGAATGTTTTTGCCAGACAGATACTGGTGAAGATAGGATTCATGAAAATCATGATTCTGTTTATTACACCTATGAAGATTATGCAGATAGCCTTTCATGTGAAGTACTGGGCTCGGTTTTTCATACCCAACATGTTGATGCAACATCCAACATTAATAGtgttaaaaagggagaaaataaaatgatagctcTTAAGCATGGAAGCCTTGATCAGAAaagtaaatctaaaaataaatcctCCATGATTAAGGATAGCATTCAGAAGTTTGCAACAGATCTTGTGGAGAAAAGTTTTGGCAGTGCATTTAAAGACTTGCAGAAAGGAGTCTCTTCATGTACCAGTGCTTTGTGCCAATTAGCCATCAGATTGACGTCCTCCGTTTTTCAGATGGCATTTAATGAGCTGAGAAGGCAACGTGCGTTTTCCCTGAAAGAACGTGCCATTAGTGGTCTGGCTAATTTTTTGGTGAGTGAAGCTTTCGCAAATGCTTTAAAAGATTTACAGTATGTAAAGAAGCAGATCTTCACAAACACCGTTGCTAGGTTTGCTGCGGATCTTGCTGAAGAACTTGTTTTTGAAGGCATCATGGAAGTGTGTCAGTTTTCGTATCCTCCAACACCTGCATCTCCACAGGGTCGGTCATTTGACTATGAAGACAAAGTAGTGAAGTCCTATGCAAAAGATCTGTCTGAATCTGTAATACAGGAAGCGTTCATTGAGCTGTCTCAAGCTGATGTGACCTTCACAACAAAGGCAGCAGTTAGTGTTTCCACAGATAACATTAAGTATGTGAGTGCAGAAGATGTAGTGCCACCGTCACAGACGTCTACATTTTCCCCTACTTTCAACAGTCAAACAGCTATGGTGACAAAACCAGTGCAGgaatataaaaaggaatacaCAGTACAACAGGCCTTGTTTTGTACTTCTGGAATTGTTACTTCTATACCAGTGCCCTTGGCAGGAAGTGCCCTTCTCCCATATCATATTTCATCTAATGTGTATCAGGCAAAATCTCATCCATCCTCTGAAGGTAATTTGAATGGTGATCCTACCCAAGCAGGTGTTgccacaaaaaacaaagaagaggagGTAGCTTGTCTCAGGAATATTTGTTTACCTTCAGAACACCATCCGGGTAACCAGAATGCTGTTAAACCAACTAATGATGATATTGAATTGAAAAGCTCTTCAAAATTAATGAGTGATCCTGTGATGATTAGCAATTTTTCTGCGGCAGTGGTGCATACAATAGTAAATGAAACTTTAGATTCAGTGACATCATTCAAAGTTACAAGAACAGCGGATGAAAACACAGATTGTTTAACTAAAACAGTAAAGGGAAAAACCCCTCCTTTCCACTGTGCTCAATCAACACTGAAACAGAGTGAGGCCAGCAAGGGCACATTCGCTGATCAGTTATCTAAATCCATTATTAAACATTCCATAGACAAAAGCAAATCAGTGGTCCCAAGTGTAGATAAAaatgtgcaccacaaggaaggcTTGCCTATTCCTGGAGACGAGTCACAGTTGACCTTGGAAAAGTTCCCCAAGTTTCTTGAGGCTCAAGAACATTTAACTCACTATTCACTTTCAGAAGGAAAGGACTGTGTTCTGGAATGTAAAGGTTCTATGGCTCATGGATTTTCTTTAGAGACACCACCACCTTGTCCAACTGCAGCAGGTCAGAAACTCGATTTGAAGGAAATGGCCAAGGACAAATCCATGAAAAAGCATAGTTTGAATGATACAGCACTTGAGCCCTTGCCTTTTGGGCAGGAAAACCCTTTGCCCCATTCACATACTTTCTCATCCACAGTGCTCACATGTACAGACGATTTGCACTCGGAAGATAAACAGAAAATCCGAGATGGGAATGTAATACCTGATACTCCTCCCTCAACCCCTCTAGTCCCATCCCAGGCTGCTTCTGAATGGGACATCAGGAAGTTAACCAAAAAGCTCAAGGGGGAATTAGCAAAAGAATTTGCACCCGCTACACCACCTTCTACACCTCACAACTCGTCTGTCGGCAGTTTGTCTGAAAATGAACAGAATACCATAGAAAAAGAAGAGTTCATGTTGAAACTCATGCGATCTCTTTCAGAAGAAGTTGAAAGTAGTGAAGGTGAAGAGCAGCCAGAAGTGGATGTGAAGTCAGAGCCCTCGGGGAAGAAAGTTCAGTTTGCAGATGCCTTAGCGACACACATCATTTCTCTTGCAACTGAAATGGCAGCTTCCCAtttggataataaaataattcaaggACCCAAGGTTAAAAGCCCTTGCTTAAATGTGCAGAGTCAAAGAAGTGTATCGCCTACATTTTTAAATTGCTCAgatgaaaatttacaaacattATGCAGTTTTGCAGGTGATATGGCAGTGGAAGTCATTACAGAAGctgaaaaaatagcaaaagttaGAAGTTATATGCTTTTCAGGCAGAAGAGGAACAGTTACGTTGATAGTGACCAAGACTGTAGATCAGAAGAGAAGTTGGATACAGAGGCTGTAGCACCTCTGGGAGAAATAGATCCGTTTATTCTTTCATTACCACCGAGTTCTTGTCTGTCAGGTCTGACATATAAGTATCCCAGCTGCGAGAGTGTGACAGATGAGTACGCAGGTCACGTAATCCAAATACTAAAACAGGAAGGTGGAAATAGTGAGTTAATAATGGACCAGtatgccaatagacttgcttatCGTTCTGTGAAGTCAGGATTACAAGAAGCAGCTAAGACAGCCAAAGTGAAGTGCAGCTCACAAGTGTTCCCTGTGCAGAGCTCACAGGTGAAAACCAACGATGAACTGTTACTGTTCTTAAGTAAAGAACACCCGCAAGAAGTagataaaaaaagacaaagaagtgtGGGTTACCTTCATAAAAACCAGACTTGTGAATGGACATGGGATACAGGAAGAAACGAGTGCTCGGAACTGTATAGTTTTTCAACTTCTCTCGCTCACAGCATCACAAGAGATGTTAAAACAGAGCTGATGGCATCTACAGTTGGCTTGCCAAAATCCTTACCGGATTCTTGCCCTTATGAGAAAAACGGATGTGACAAAGATGCTGAGTCTCACGTTGAGCCAGAATTTCCCAAGTCTCTTCAGCCTTCGTCGCAAAATCACAGATTTTCCCACAGTACAGGCAGCGTGAGTGGGTGTGGTTATGGAGAGACTGTTGTTCATGCTATAGAACAGTATGCTAACAAGGTAGTAGTTGACACCTTAGAGTTGAGTTTAGGATCTGCAGTTCTCCGCGTGTCTGAGACCGCAGAAGTGGCCGACAGGGTCACTTACGCGGAGAAGTCGTCACCTCTGGTAAGTCAGGCTTGCAGATGTTGTGACCGCAGAGAGCTCCATGACTGCACTGGAAATTCACCTCCATGCTTTCCCAGACCGTATTCACTTGCTAATAGTAAGCCAGTTTCTAATTCAAAATTTAGCAGCTACTACCAGAAATCTAGAATTTTTCATCTCGATGTCCCTCAAATTCACGTTGATCTTGATAAGAAGACAGTGCTCGCTGAGAAGATAGTTGCGGAAGCGAttgaaaaggcagagagagagctgAGCGGTACCAGTTTGGCAGGCGATAGTGGAATTGGACAGGACGGTGTCAGCTTTGCTGAAAGCCTCACCACGGAGATCTTGACATCGGCAATGATGAATGTTGGACAGGCTGTTAGCGG tccaaAAGAAGTAGAAGACTTTCAGTCAGCTGAGTCTTTTGGTAGCCAGCAGATGAATCTCAGCATTGGTGATGATAGCACTGGTAGCTGGTCCAATTTAAGTTTTGAAGATGAACACCAGGATGAAAGCAGCAGTTTTCATCACTTAAGTGAAAG TAATGGTAACAGCAGTAGCTGGAGCAGTCTTGGTTTAGAAGGAGATTTGTATGAGGACAATTTATCCTTTCCAACATCAGACAG TGATGGGCCGGATGATAAAGGTGAAGAGCATGAGGATGATGTAGAAG GGTTGAATAACCTCTCCAAAGAGAAGTCACTCTTAGGCCAGGCAACCAGGAACCCTGAACTGAGAAATCCAGTGGTACAAGGAACCTTTCAACCCCATGACCTCTGCGGAATTTACATAATGGCCCAAAGACTATGTCTGGTACCTTCGTGCACCAGACCCATTTTTGATTGA